CCAGGAACATATTATTGAAGCAACCAGGAGGGAACGAAGTTTCTATTAAATGTCCTGGGCCTTCACAGCTCAACCACTCAGGAATTTTGCTTCCGGGTAAACCAACCAAAAAACCAGGATAACTTCTAGCAATGGCTAATTCTTTAATTCTCTGGACAGCATCTGCCATAATGGTGCCACGTACACTTTGGTCCAAATTTACGCAAttacaaaaattcaattcataACCAATTGATGACGGCAATTCTTCTATTGAAGTATCATTTAGAAACAATACTGCCAATGATGATAAAGAGAAAAAGTCAAGGGTAATTTTTACGAGTGCAGTGCCATCCAGATATAGCTCCCTTAAGGAGCATAAACCATATAAAGGAGGCAATTTCTCTAGATTTGAACAGCCACTGAGATGTAGAGTCACAAGacatttcaattcacaaatgcTGTTTGGGAGACTCTTAAGCTTTTTACATCTCTCCAAATTCAAAATAACAAGTGAAGAGAGACAACCAATTGATGACGGCAATTCTTCCATTGGAGTATCATCTAGATATAGCTCCTTTAAAGAGCATAAACCATATAAAGGAGGCAATTTCTCTAGATTTGAACAGCCCCTGAGATGTAGAGTATCAAGACGTTTCAATTCACAAATGCTGTTTGGGAGACCCTTAAGCTTTTTACATCTCTGCAAATCCAAACTAACAAGTGAAGAGAGACGACCAATTGATGACGGTAATTCTTCCATTGGATTATCATTTAGAAACAATACTTCCAATGATGATAAACAGAAAATGTCAAGGGCATTTTTACGAGTGCATGCCATCTAGATATAGCTCCTTTAAAGAGCATAAACCATATAAAGGAGGCAATTTCTCTAGATTTGAACAGCCCCTGAGATGTAGAGTATCAAGACGTTTCAATTCACAAATGCTGTTTGGGAGACTCTTAAGCTTTTCACATCTATTCAAATTCAAAATAACAAGTGAAGAGAGACAACCAATTGATGACGGCAATTCTTCCATTGGAGTATCATCTAGATATAGCTTCTTTAAGGAGCATAAACCATATAAAGGAGGCAGTTTCTCTAGATTTGAACAGCCAGAGAGATTTAGAGTCTCAAGacatttcaattcacaaatgtTGTTTGGGAGACCGTTGAGCATTTTACATCCATTCAAATGCAAAATAACAAGTGAAGAGAGACAACCAATTGATGACGGCAATTCTTCCATTGAAGTGCCATCTAGATATAGCTTCTTTAAGGAGCATAAACCATATAAAGGAGGCAGTTTCTCTAGATTTGAACAGCCAGAGAGATTTAGAGTCTCAAGacatttcaattcacaaatgcTGTTTGGGAGACTGTTGAGCATTTTACATCCTTCCAAATTTAACTCAAAAATACCAATATTTGATGAGGGCAATACTTCTGAACTTTTCATAATCTGCGGAGCCATGATGAGATTTGGGCAGAAACTGATATGAATTCTCACAAAAGTATTGCAATATATAATTCTTGGAAGACTTCTAAGGTTTTCGCAATGGGCAATATTTAAGACCAAAAGATTGTCAAGAAATTGGATAGATGACGGAGACCACTCTTCCACTCCAGAAAAAGCGAGTTCTAAATATTTTATGCCTCTCGGCATTTGTGGAAGACTTCTCAACTTTTCGCATCCGTTTAGATAAAGAGAACAGAGTCTTTTC
This is a stretch of genomic DNA from Hevea brasiliensis isolate MT/VB/25A 57/8 chromosome 12, ASM3005281v1, whole genome shotgun sequence. It encodes these proteins:
- the LOC131171170 gene encoding disease resistance-like protein CSA1 translates to MEELPSSIGRLSSLVSLDLQRCKKLKGLPNSICELKRLDTLHLRGCSNLEKLPPLYGLCSLKELYLDDTPMEELPSSIGCLSSLVILNLERCKKLKSLPNSICELKCLVTLHLSGCSNLEKLPPLYGLCSLRELYLDGTALVKITLDFFSLSSLAVLFLNDTSIEELPSSIGYELNFCNCVNLDQSVRGTIMADAVQRIKELAIARSYPGFLVGLPGSKIPEWLSCEGPGHLIETSFPPGCFNNMFLGFVFCAILEFKAPVFHGERTLVCRSRFRNNNGYTEASFTSEYFYLENIIESDRVFFWYDGYDISFLDWLKQNCDMKNKATFHLPDYFSCGQMRMCEVKRFGFHLLYDKVELNKYREANFLEQFKEITNADNKRSREDFYSSDINGNQEVETHPKRLRQNFFMEDYFSNAQDGINYDAAMVPSSSSCEFAPKFYKFL
- the LOC131171171 gene encoding disease resistance-like protein CSA1, which encodes MTSLEVINFGCCESLIEIPSSIQCLKRLCSLYLNGCEKLRSLPQMPRGIKYLELAFSGVEEWSPSSIQFLDNLLVLNIAHCENLRSLPRIIYCNTFVRIHISFCPNLIMAPQIMKSSEVLPSSNIGIFELNLEGCKMLNSLPNSICELKCLETLNLSGCSNLEKLPPLYGLCSLKKLYLDGTSMEELPSSIGCLSSLVILHLNGCKMLNGLPNNICELKCLETLNLSGCSNLEKLPPLYGLCSLKKLYLDDTPMEELPSSIGCLSSLVILNLNRCEKLKSLPNSICELKRLDTLHLRGCSNLEKLPPLYGLCSLKELYLDGMHS